The following proteins come from a genomic window of Nicotiana tomentosiformis chromosome 12, ASM39032v3, whole genome shotgun sequence:
- the LOC104105580 gene encoding protein SOB FIVE-LIKE 5-like — MNISASECTNECESGWTMYFDEFSYSADKCNRIKGRNNIHEIDGRGKTAYVDEEDLSMVSDASSGPPNFHEDKEYYSEENGHVFYPLVSEYAMAKQNKKIKEQSGKQNNLCLDDTASSAVSSSPKDTTGFYNDTTTYMEQVAGYSGTYPKGKSVLGKHFGFLKTSLNGKASSEKSGSLKGRKKG; from the exons ATGAACATATCAGCTTCTGAATGCACTAATGAGTGTGAATCTGGTTGGACAATGTACTTTGATGAATTCTCATATTCAGCAGATAAATGCAATAGAATTAAAGGGAGAAATAATATTCATGAAATTGATGGTAGGGGAAAAACAGCATATGTGGATGAAGAAGATTTGTCTATGGTTTCTGATGCTTCATCTGGTCCACCAAATTTCCATGAGGATAAAGAATACTACTCTGAAGAAAATGGACATGTTTTTTATCCTTTAGTTTCTGAATACGCAATGGCAAAGCAGAACAAGAAAATAAAAGAGCAGAGTGGAAAACAAAACAATCTCTGTCTTGATGATACTGCTAGTTCTGCAGTTTCCAGCTCCCCTAAG GATACTACAGGTTTTTATAATGATACTACAACTTACATGGAGCAAGTTGCAGGCTACTCTGGAACATATCCCAAG GGTAAATCTGTTCTGGGGAAACATTTTGGTTTCTTGAAAACATCTCTGAATGGGAAAGCTTCATCTGAGAAATCTG GTTCTTTGAAGGGAAGAAAGAAGGGATGA